In the Flavobacterium sp. 90 genome, TGAGCACTATAAATATATTTACAGCAATAATCCTGTTGTTTTCCCTAAAAAGAAAACCACTTACTGCTGCATTTATTACACATAGTAAGGCCTTTATTAATTAGGCCTCCGTCTACTTCAATTTCTTCTTTCAGGCGGAGGATTTTTACCAAAATTTAATCATTTATTTTATTTGAAAGAGTAAATCCTCTCTCAAATAATTTCGTGGTTTTTTCAATCAAAATTTCCAAAACATACCACTTACTCAAATTTCAATTGTAATAAATGCAATTTGAAAATGATTGTGCGTGTATCAGTCTGCTAAGAAGAAAAACATTAAAAATCAACATATTAAATTAATAATAATAATAATAATAATAACAAATACATATCGTTATGAAACCAATACCTACTTTCTGCAAAACAGATTATCATTTCCTGAGAGAATTGATCTTAAAAAGTAAAAATTCAACAAATACAAAAGAAGCCAATCAGCTTTCGCAAGAATTAGATCGTGCAATAATTAGTAAAGAAAGCGAATTAGATAATTCGATCGTAAGAATCAATTCTTTTGTCACCATTGAAGATGTAAAAGCAAAGAAACAAATGAAAATTCAAATCGTTTTACCTTCATTTGCTGATGTAAAACAAAGTAAAATTTCAATTCTGGCACCTTTAAGCGTTGCTATTATTGGATTTAAAGAAAATGACGAAGTTGACTGGGAATTGCCTGCCGGAATAAAGACTTTAAAAATAGTTGCTGTCAGCAATACTTTTGAAAATATTTCTTAATTTTATAAACACCTCATTTGTGAAGGTGTTTTTTTATGTTCTATTTTAAACAAAAAAACTATCCAATAAAATTAAATTTACTGAATAGTTTTATTGAATCTACTGAAACAACTTCCTATAATTGAGAAGTTATATAATTTGATATCGAAGCCATTTGCGTATCATCTAACTTCGCTTTCTTTTGCATTCTTACTAAAATTGGTTTCCAATCTTCTTGACTAAATTTCTTTGGGTCATACAATTTATGACATCTTGCACAACTGTTCTCATACAAGTTTTTTCCTTCTGCCAATTCAGGCGTTAATGTTGTTGGCTTTGCTGCCTGAGTTACCGCTGGAGTTGCCGGCGTAGTTGGAGCCGCTTTTTTAGTACCACACGAAACCACAAACAACACTACAGCTGCTAGGATTAAGATTTTTGTTTTCATCGTTTTACTTATTTTTTAAGTAAATATAAAAAAATCCCATTCGCGATGGCGAATGGGATTCTAATTTAAAACAATACTAAATTGTATCTAAATTTCTTATTTTACGTCCATTAATTCAACGTCAAAAATCAAAGTTGCGTTTGGTGGAATGACTCCTCCTGCACCTGAAGCTCCATAAGCTAAATCAGATGGAATTACAAAACGAGCTTTATCTCCAACTTGTAACAAAGCAATACCTTCGTCCCATCCTTCGATAACCTGACCTTGACCTAATCTAAATTCGATTGGTTTTTTACGTGGGTAAGAAGAATCAAAAACTTTTCCGTTTTCTAAAGATCCTTCGTAGTGAACTGCAACTGTTTTTCCTGCTTCAGCTTTTTTACCATCACCTTTATTAATCATTTTATAACGTAAACCGCTATCAGTTTTATCAAAACCAGCAGCTAATTGCTCCATTTTTGCTTCAGATTCTGCTTTTAAAGCTGCATCTCTTTTTAGACGAGCACCTTTTAAAGCGATAAAAGCTTCAATAGCATTAAATTTCTCTGCTTCTTCTCCAACTCTGATAATTTCTACAGCGTCAAGATTATCCCCTTGAGCAACAGCATCAACAACATCCTGACCTTCGATTACGTGACCAAAAACAGTATGTTTTCCATCTAACCAAGAAGTTGGAACGTGAGTAATGTAAAATTGAGAACCATTACTTGCAGGTCCTGAATTTGCCATTGCTAAAACTCCCGGACGATCGTGTTTTAAACTTGGGTGAAATTCATCATCAAATTTATATCCAGGATCTCCAGTTCCAGTTCCTTTTGGACAACCACCTTGGATCATAAAATCAGGAATTACTCTATGAAATGTCAATCCATCATAGAATTTTTGTCCTTGAGGTTTTACTTTATTTTCCATATTTCCTTCTGCAAGAGCTACAAAATTCCCTACGGTTCCTGGTGTTAAATCATGTGTAAGTTTTACTAAAATCGAACCTTTACTAGTGTTGAATTTAGCGTATATTCCGTTTTCCATTGTTGTTATTTTTAATTTGATTGCAAATTTACAAATTAATTTTATATCAATTTGCGCTTTCTATTTTTTAGACTTTGATTTATAAGTAAGACCGTAAACTACGAATGAAAGTAATGATAATCCAACACATCCAATAGCTACAGCGTGCCATCCGCCAAGTTTCCATAATAATAATCCGTAAGCAGATCCGGCAGCAGTTCCTAAAAAGCTAAACGACATAAATACAGTATTAAGTCGGTTTCTGGCTTCCGGAAGTAACGAGTAAACTCGGGTTTGGTTTGAAATATGAACTCCTTGAATTCCTACATCAATAAATACAATTCCAATCGCGATTCCGATTACACTTTCTATAGAGAAATAAAAAATTATAAAACTAAGTAATATCAATAAACAACCGTAACCTACAGCTACTCTCGAACCTCCTTTGTCACCCAGTTTCCCAACCAAAGGCGCTGCTAAAGCCCCTGAAGCACCAACAATTCCAAATAAACCTATTGTTGCGCTACTATAATGAAAAGGTGCTCCTGAAAGCAATAAAACCATCGTAACCCAGAAAGCTCCGAATTGTGCAAAACTAAACACATTGATAATTGTTGCTTCACGCAATATTGGTTGTGTTTTGATAAGTGTAAAAAGCGATTGAATTAACTGACCGTAAGTCCCTTGAAACTGTGGTTTATTGACCGGAAATTTATTTTGAATTACAAAAAAGATCAACAAACAAATTCCGGCAGCGATATAAAACATCGATCTCCAACCTAAAACCTGTCCAATGAATCCGCTTAAAGTTCTGGATAATAAAATACCAACAAGCAAACCGCTCATAATGGTTCCAACTACTTTTCCTCGTTGTTCCGGCGCGCTTAATGACGCTGCCAAAGGCAAAATAAGCTGCGGAACGATTGAAGTAATTCCAATTAATAAAGAAGCAATTTGCAACAGAAAGAAACTTTTTGCGGTTGCTGCAAGAATTAAGGCAATTACAGATGCAAAAGTGGTTACTAAAATTTGTTTTTTACGCTCTATTTTATCGCCCAGCGGAACCATAAAAAATAAACCAATAGCATAACCCGCTTGCGTTAGATACGTTATGGTACCCGCGCTGGCTTCTGGAATTTTAAATTCGTTGGCAATTAAAACAATCAAGGGTTGGCAGTAATACAGATTTGCAACTATAAGTCCAGTGCAAGCTGCCATAAATAAGACATTCGTTTTGGATAAATTCATTTTGCAAAAATACCAATCTAATTTTTACCAAAACTTTAAAAAATCTATAAATTTTTCAAATCCGGAACCTAATTAGATCTTTTTCTTAAAGATTATCTTGATTTCTAAAACCTTACACCTTCATAAAATCAGTATAAATCTGCGTTATCAGTGTTCTAAAAACTGACGCTGATTAAACGGATTCGCTATCGCGAAAACGCGGATTATAACTGATTTTTTATTTAAAACTATTTTAAAAAATCTTCTCTTGCAGGGCTAAAAACATCTGTAAGCATACCACTTTCTAAACAAACCACTCCATGAATTGCGTGAGGCGGAATATAAAAACTATCGCCTTCTTTCAGCATTTGAGTAACGCCGCTAATCGTAACGTCAAATTTTCCACTGGAAATATAAGTTACCTGAGAATGATAATGTTCGTGTAGAACACCAATTCCGCCTTTATCAAAATGAACATTTACCAACATTACTTTGTCATCAAAAGCCAGAATTTTGCGTTTGATTCCTTCACCAACTACTTCCCACTCTATTTCATCTCCTTTTATAAATTCTTTGCTTGTTCCGAAACTCTTCATATCTGTTTTTAATTGAATTTGTATAAAAATATTGTTTTAAAACGATTGCTTCTAAAGTAAATTTTTAGAAATAAAATCACAACTTGTTTTAATAGAATCAAAAGCACTAGGAATATAATTATTCTCTTGCTCTACAAAAAAATGCTTCATTCCCGATTGTTTAGCTTCTTTAAAAATGGTCTTAAAATCAATTGATCCTGAACCAATTTCTGTGTTCAAAGCAGGATTTAATTTGTCCATATCTTTTACATGCCACATTTTAAAACGTCCTGGATTTTCCTTAAATAATTGAATTGGATCATTTCCAGAGCGAACAACCCAATATAAATCTAACTCAAAATAGACTAAATCTTTATCAGTTTCCTTCAATAAAATTTCATATCCTGTAATTCCATCGTGTTTTTGAAACTCAAAATCATGATTGTGATACGCCAATTTTAAACCTGCCTTATGGCACATTTTAGCCGCTTCATTTAATCGTTTTGCAATAACTATATAATCTTTTCTAAGCGATTCATCAATCCATGGAATTGTCAGATATTCACTTTTCAAAATTGTAGCGGCTTCAATTGCTGCTTTCAATTCTGTTGTGTTTCCATCAGCCAAAAAACTTCCTAAATTATAATGCCCACTTACGGCTTTAAGTCCGTTTTGATCGAGTATTTTTTTCAATTCAATTGGAGACAATCCCCAAAACTGATCTTTTATAGAAAAACCATATGTTTCAACAGTTGTGAATCCTGCAGCTGCAACTTTTGCTAAGGTCGATTTCACATCTTTAGAAAGTTCATCTCTTAAAGTGTACAATTGTAAACCTATTTCTTTTTTATCCATAGTAAATACTAATGATGGCAAGGCTAAAACTGCTGTTGCAGCCAAACTGGTGTTGATTATAAAGTTTCTTCTTGTGACCATATGTTATTTGAAACGAGAAAATTAATTACTAAAATTGATTTTCGAAATTAGCTATAAACTTTTGAAGCGCAATATCCGTTTCTACATTTGTAATTTTTCCTTCTTCATTAATTTTCCCACGAATGCCTTGTATTAAAAGCTTTGTATTCCCTTCTAGTTTAGCTTCAAGCGTTTTCATTATTAAAATTAACTGTTCGTGCGCCATTTCTCCAGAAGCAGAAGCTGTTATTAATCCTGTATTTTTATTCGAAAAAATAGTAGTCGAAACACACCAGTCTAAAGCATTTTTTAAACTTCCCGGTAAACTGAAAACATATTCAGGCGTGCAAATTATAACTCCGTCAGCCGAAATAATTTTATTTCTAAAAACTTCAACTTCTTTTGGCGGATTCTCTTTATCTAAATCCGGATTAAAATGAGGAATTTCAGCCAAATCTTCGAAAATTTCAACCTCAAATGAATCTTTAATATGTTCTGAAATAAATTTTAGAATTTTATAATTACTCGAGTTATTTCTCGTGCTTCCTGTTATAGCAAGAATTTTTACTTTTTCCATTTTTCATTTATTGAATAACTTCTAGATCTTTTTTCATCAAATCAAATTCGTCATGTAAGTTATTCCTTTTAAAATATTTTTCTAAATCAGTTAATCGCTTTTTATTATCATATGGAATACAGGAATTCAATTTTCGTTGACAAACAGAACATAATCTTATCGAATGCCTGTCTGTTTCATCCATACTATTGGTGCCATTCATAACACAATTTGCGTTTATACAATGATGCAAACCAAACATATGTCCAATTTCGTGAGAGCTTATTTTGAGCAATCGTGACAAACACAGATTAAAATTTTCAGTTGTTAATTTCCCGTCCTGTAATCTGTAAATAGAACTCACGCCAACTTTATCACGATAAGAAGCCAAACCAAAAACATAATTCCATTCCGGTTTAGGATACAAATCAAGTTCCGAAAGTCCCATTAAAGCAATTCTGTTTACTGGTTCTTCCTCTTTTAAAACATCATTTAAAAGATAACCCGCCAATAACTGTTCATGATCAGACATCATTCTTCTGGAAGAATTTGGAACTACATCATTTGAAATAGGCTCTAAAGTTTTTGTTCTTAATTGAAAGTAAATTTCTAAATATTCATTGGTAAGCTGAATTTGTTTCTTTTGCAAAGAAGTAAAATTCCCAATCGGTCTTATGTAAATAATATTCGCGTCTTTTGTTGGAACGATATGATTGGACCTGAAATATTGCTCAAAAGTTTGCCCTTTTTCTTTACGAGAATGCAACCAATCTCCATAAATAGCTTTAGGTAATTGAACATCATTACTTTTGATTTGCTTAAAATATGGCGCTTCTTCAGGAGTTTCTTTTGGAATCACTCTTGGAGCTACTTTTGTTTTTTCTTTGCTACAAGAACAAAATATTATAAAAATAAGAATAGCTATTTTTCTCATATACTTTTTTGTTAAATATATTGAAAAAACAATTCTAAATTAATTCCTTAAAAATAAACTTTTCATCATAATCTATTTCAAATTTTTCAAGAAAGTCAATATATTCTTCTCTAAAAGTTTTCTTTTTATGATGCGCTTCCTGATTCTGAATATAATTACCTACCGCATTTAGCTGAGATTTACTATATGAAAACGCTCCATATCCTTCTTGCCATTCAAAATGAGATTTTAGTAACTTACTTGTATTAATCCACTTTGAAGAATCTTGTTTGATATTTTTCATCAAATCAGAAATAGATTGTGCAGGTCTTATTCCAATTAAAACATGAATATGATCGGAAACACCATTTATAGCGAGAAGTTTATGATTATTATTTTTGATAATACCTGTAATGTATTTATATAGTTCTTCTTTCCAATCGTTATGTATTATTGCTTGCCTAAATTTTACAGCAAAAACAAAATGAATGTGTATTTGAGTGTATGTATTTGCCATAACGTGTAGTCCCTAACGGGACAATTTTGTGTGAAATATTATTTTTTTTTCTACCGACATTTAGTTCCTAACGGAACATTTTAAATTTTCGGAAAAGTCCTAATTTTTATAATCAATAATTATTGCTAAGATATATTTTTTTTTATAAGAATAAAACTACGAAAAAATTTTCGTTTGATTATAACAAAATCTTACATTATGTAAAAAAGAAAAGATGTTCCGTTAGGAACTAAATGTTGGTAAAAAAATAATCAACACCTACCTTTTGTCCCATAGGGACTACATCTACAAAAACATAGAATAATCAAGAAATGTTCCGCTAGGAACTAAATGTTGGTAGAAAAAAAAATATTCAGCAAGACCATTTTTGTCCCGTAGGGACTACATCTGTAAAAACATAAAATAACCGAGAAATGTTCCGCTAGGAACTAAATGTTGGTAAAAAACAATATTCAATATGACCATTTTGTCCCGTAGGGACTACACGAATAAAAACAAGGAATAATTTCCAATACAATATCCATTAAAAATTCTACATACCATAAAGAATGTTCCATTAGGAACTAAATGTTGGTGAAAAAATTACTCAACACCTGCCTTTTGTCCCGTAGGGACTACATAAAAAACAAAGAAATAATCAAGAAATGTTCCGCTAGGAACTAAATATTGGTAGAAAACAATATTCAGCAAGACCATTTTGTCCCGTTAGGGACTAGACTATTATAGATCCGAATCTATTTCTTAGTTGTATCTGCTTCAAAATTATCGAAATACGTAAAATCTTTGGTAATTAATCCGTTGTCAATTGTGAAAATAGTACAAATAGGTAGTTCTAATTTTGAATTATCGGGCGCAGTTCCAGTCGAAATAAACTCTACAATAATATGATTTTCTCCAGACGGATAGATCTGAATTACTTTATCATGCAAATCCGGAAATATTTCATTTAGCTTAGCATATTTATCTTCCGTTTGCTTGCGTGATTGCTTTACAATTCCTTTTCCAAAAGATGGATCTTTGAATTCTGCCGTTTCAGTATACATTTCCGACATCTTTTTCCAATCATGATTATTAAAATAATCAAAGTATTGTTTTATCAATTTTTCATTCCGACTAGTATCTATCATTTTTGATTGATTTTGGTTATTACAGGAAATAAAAACAAAAACTGCAACAACGATTATTATTTTTCTCATGTTATTTTGGTTTTAAATTATTCTAAAAACATTTTAAATATACTAAAATTACTCCAAAACTCACAACAACAATAATTTCATTAAACTGATTTTAAACAAATTAAGAAAAGACATCTGGATTTTTGCAAATTTTAAGAAAGCGATTATTTCAATTTTAAAATCTTAAAATTCTCAAATATTAACTTTGTATCTTTGCCGCTTAGAACTATTTGAAGAAAAAAAATGCGAATTGATATTATAACGATTTTGCCGGAATTATTAAAAAGTCCGTTTGAGGCTTCGATCATGAAACGTGCCATAGACAAAGGTCTGGTTGAAGTTCATTTTCATAATTTACGTGATTATACTACGAACAAACAAAAAAGTGTCGACGATTATCCTTTTGGAGGAGGTGCCGGAATGGTTATGACTGTTCAGCCAATTGACGCTTGTATCACACATTTGAAAAGCGAACGTGAATACGACGAGATCATTTATATGTCACCAGACGGAGAAACCTTAAACCAAAAAATGGCGAATACAATGTCGATGTACGAAAACATTATCATTTTATGCGGACATTATAAAGGTGTAGATCAGCGTGTTCGTGATCATTTTATTACCAAAGAAATTTCGATTGGTGATTACGTATTATCTGGCGGAGAATTAGGCGCTTTAGTTTTATCAGATGCTTTAATTCGATTAATCCCTGGTGTTTTAAGTGATGAAACTTCAGCATTGACAGATAGTTTTCAGGATAATTTACTTTCAGGACCTATATATACAAGACCTGCAGATTATAAAGGATGGAAAGTTCCTGAAGTTTTAACAAGCGGTCACTTTGCTAAAATCGACAAATGGCGCGAGGATATGGCATTTGAACATACAAAAAACAGACGTCCGGATTTGCTTGAAGGACATTAGGAGAGTTTTCAGTTTTCAGTCTCAGTATTCAGTCTCAACATTCTGAATACTGAGACTGAAAACTGTGACTAAATACCGCGACTGAAAACTGGATAAAAAATGAATCTAAAGCACATTTATAATACCAGAAACTATATTGAGATGCATTACAATCAAATCATCTCAATAAATTCTCTTGAGGATATTTCCAGTTATTCTTATCGAAATTTGCAGCGTGTTTTTTATTCTTTATTTAAAGAAACAATTGGCGCTTATCAAACCCGATTGAAAATAGAAAACGGCTATAAAAAGCTTTTATATTCAAATGCGCCAATTTCTGATATTGCTCTTGAAGTAGGATTTGCCGACGTGCAATCCTTTTCGAAAACTTTCAAAAAACATTTCAATTTTTCTCCTTCAATTGCTCGAAATCAAAAAGAACTTTTACTAAACGACGTTCATCCGCAACAAACTATTTCTCCTATTTCAGAACCCGAAATTCTTTTTATTCCCGAAAAAACAGTTTATTATTCCAGTTGCAAAACTTCGTATATCAATCCGGAAATAGAAACTCTTTGGGATACTTTATTACAAAATGAATTTTCTGAACCTATTACAGATTTCTTTGGTATTATAACAGATGA is a window encoding:
- a CDS encoding cupin domain-containing protein is translated as MKSFGTSKEFIKGDEIEWEVVGEGIKRKILAFDDKVMLVNVHFDKGGIGVLHEHYHSQVTYISSGKFDVTISGVTQMLKEGDSFYIPPHAIHGVVCLESGMLTDVFSPAREDFLK
- a CDS encoding peptidylprolyl isomerase, which translates into the protein MENGIYAKFNTSKGSILVKLTHDLTPGTVGNFVALAEGNMENKVKPQGQKFYDGLTFHRVIPDFMIQGGCPKGTGTGDPGYKFDDEFHPSLKHDRPGVLAMANSGPASNGSQFYITHVPTSWLDGKHTVFGHVIEGQDVVDAVAQGDNLDAVEIIRVGEEAEKFNAIEAFIALKGARLKRDAALKAESEAKMEQLAAGFDKTDSGLRYKMINKGDGKKAEAGKTVAVHYEGSLENGKVFDSSYPRKKPIEFRLGQGQVIEGWDEGIALLQVGDKARFVIPSDLAYGASGAGGVIPPNATLIFDVELMDVK
- the trmD gene encoding tRNA (guanosine(37)-N1)-methyltransferase TrmD is translated as MRIDIITILPELLKSPFEASIMKRAIDKGLVEVHFHNLRDYTTNKQKSVDDYPFGGGAGMVMTVQPIDACITHLKSEREYDEIIYMSPDGETLNQKMANTMSMYENIIILCGHYKGVDQRVRDHFITKEISIGDYVLSGGELGALVLSDALIRLIPGVLSDETSALTDSFQDNLLSGPIYTRPADYKGWKVPEVLTSGHFAKIDKWREDMAFEHTKNRRPDLLEGH
- a CDS encoding cytochrome c gives rise to the protein MKTKILILAAVVLFVVSCGTKKAAPTTPATPAVTQAAKPTTLTPELAEGKNLYENSCARCHKLYDPKKFSQEDWKPILVRMQKKAKLDDTQMASISNYITSQL
- a CDS encoding MFS transporter, which translates into the protein MAACTGLIVANLYYCQPLIVLIANEFKIPEASAGTITYLTQAGYAIGLFFMVPLGDKIERKKQILVTTFASVIALILAATAKSFFLLQIASLLIGITSIVPQLILPLAASLSAPEQRGKVVGTIMSGLLVGILLSRTLSGFIGQVLGWRSMFYIAAGICLLIFFVIQNKFPVNKPQFQGTYGQLIQSLFTLIKTQPILREATIINVFSFAQFGAFWVTMVLLLSGAPFHYSSATIGLFGIVGASGALAAPLVGKLGDKGGSRVAVGYGCLLILLSFIIFYFSIESVIGIAIGIVFIDVGIQGVHISNQTRVYSLLPEARNRLNTVFMSFSFLGTAAGSAYGLLLWKLGGWHAVAIGCVGLSLLSFVVYGLTYKSKSKK
- a CDS encoding NAD(P)H-dependent oxidoreductase, which translates into the protein MEKVKILAITGSTRNNSSNYKILKFISEHIKDSFEVEIFEDLAEIPHFNPDLDKENPPKEVEVFRNKIISADGVIICTPEYVFSLPGSLKNALDWCVSTTIFSNKNTGLITASASGEMAHEQLILIMKTLEAKLEGNTKLLIQGIRGKINEEGKITNVETDIALQKFIANFENQF
- a CDS encoding GreA/GreB family elongation factor — its product is MKPIPTFCKTDYHFLRELILKSKNSTNTKEANQLSQELDRAIISKESELDNSIVRINSFVTIEDVKAKKQMKIQIVLPSFADVKQSKISILAPLSVAIIGFKENDEVDWELPAGIKTLKIVAVSNTFENIS
- a CDS encoding archaemetzincin, whose amino-acid sequence is MRKIAILIFIIFCSCSKEKTKVAPRVIPKETPEEAPYFKQIKSNDVQLPKAIYGDWLHSRKEKGQTFEQYFRSNHIVPTKDANIIYIRPIGNFTSLQKKQIQLTNEYLEIYFQLRTKTLEPISNDVVPNSSRRMMSDHEQLLAGYLLNDVLKEEEPVNRIALMGLSELDLYPKPEWNYVFGLASYRDKVGVSSIYRLQDGKLTTENFNLCLSRLLKISSHEIGHMFGLHHCINANCVMNGTNSMDETDRHSIRLCSVCQRKLNSCIPYDNKKRLTDLEKYFKRNNLHDEFDLMKKDLEVIQ
- a CDS encoding nuclear transport factor 2 family protein — encoded protein: MRKIIIVVAVFVFISCNNQNQSKMIDTSRNEKLIKQYFDYFNNHDWKKMSEMYTETAEFKDPSFGKGIVKQSRKQTEDKYAKLNEIFPDLHDKVIQIYPSGENHIIVEFISTGTAPDNSKLELPICTIFTIDNGLITKDFTYFDNFEADTTKK
- a CDS encoding sugar phosphate isomerase/epimerase, giving the protein MVTRRNFIINTSLAATAVLALPSLVFTMDKKEIGLQLYTLRDELSKDVKSTLAKVAAAGFTTVETYGFSIKDQFWGLSPIELKKILDQNGLKAVSGHYNLGSFLADGNTTELKAAIEAATILKSEYLTIPWIDESLRKDYIVIAKRLNEAAKMCHKAGLKLAYHNHDFEFQKHDGITGYEILLKETDKDLVYFELDLYWVVRSGNDPIQLFKENPGRFKMWHVKDMDKLNPALNTEIGSGSIDFKTIFKEAKQSGMKHFFVEQENNYIPSAFDSIKTSCDFISKNLL
- a CDS encoding AraC family transcriptional regulator — protein: MNLKHIYNTRNYIEMHYNQIISINSLEDISSYSYRNLQRVFYSLFKETIGAYQTRLKIENGYKKLLYSNAPISDIALEVGFADVQSFSKTFKKHFNFSPSIARNQKELLLNDVHPQQTISPISEPEILFIPEKTVYYSSCKTSYINPEIETLWDTLLQNEFSEPITDFFGIITDDIVITEKTKCTYEACITTEAILKNLPIKKIFGGQYARFFHHGCYETLEETYQQIFGKWFLNNNIEFSHLPVIEQYIINNGNCDNPSDYLTAIFIPLL
- the tnpA gene encoding IS200/IS605 family transposase, which produces MANTYTQIHIHFVFAVKFRQAIIHNDWKEELYKYITGIIKNNNHKLLAINGVSDHIHVLIGIRPAQSISDLMKNIKQDSSKWINTSKLLKSHFEWQEGYGAFSYSKSQLNAVGNYIQNQEAHHKKKTFREEYIDFLEKFEIDYDEKFIFKELI